The DNA sequence TCCGGCACCAGCATCGTGTCGTCGCGGCGGACTGGTCGACGCCGGAGGCGCGCTGGAAGGTGACGGTGGAGCGCGGGGCGGAGCGGGAGCGGGCGACGATCACCTGCGGCTTCCTGTTCATGTGCGCGGGCTATTATAATTATGCGGGCGGCTACACGCCGGAGTTTGCCGGGCGGGAGGATTTCGGCGGCCCGATCGTGCACCCGCAATTCTGGCCCGAGGGGCTGGATTATGCGGGCAAGCGTGTCGTCATTATCGGTAGCGGCGCGACGGCGGTGACGCTGGTGCCGGAAATGGCGAAAACGGCGGCGCATGTGACGATGCTGCAGCGGTCACCGACGTACATTGTCGCACGACCGTCCGAGGATGGGGTGGCGAACTGGCTTCGCGCGAAGTTGCCGGGCAAGCTCGCCTATCGCCTCACGCGGCTCAAAAATGTCGGGATGGGGCAGTTCTTCTATCGGCTGGCGCGCAAGAAGCCGACGCAGGTCAAGGAACGGTTGCTGGACATGGTGCGGACCGAATTGGGGCCGGACTATGATATCGGCACGCATTTCACGCCGAGCTATAATCCGTGGGATCAGCGCATCTGCCTAGTCCCCGACGCCGACCTGTTCGCCGCGATTCGTGAGCAGCGCGCGTCGGTGGTGACCGGGCAGATCGAGCGGTTCGAGGCGGGCGGCATCCGCTTGCAATCGGGCGAGCTGGTGGAAGCAGATGTCATCGTCACGGCGACAGGGCTGGACATGCAATTGATGGGCGGCATCCCGTTCACCGTCGATGGGGTGCGCGCCGATCCGGCGAAGTCGCTGGGATATAAGGCGATGATGTATTCGGATATCCCGAACCTGGCTTCGTCGTTCGGCTACACCAACGCCAGCTGGACGCTGAAGTCCGACCTGACTGCCGCCTATGTCGCGCGGCTGCTCAATGCGATGAAAAAGCGCGGGATGCGGCAGGTAACGCCACGTGTGTCGGGCGATGTCAGCGTCGAGCCGTTCCTGACCTTTACGTCGGGCTATGTGCAGCGGGGCATGGACAAGTTTCCCAAGCAGGGCGACCGCAAGCCGTGGAAGGTACACCAGAATTACGCGCTGGACCTGATGACGCTGCGTTATGGCGGGATCGACGAGGGCATGGAGTTTTCGAACCCGGAGCCGAGGTCGAAGGTTGTGGCTTAAGTGGTGTAGATCATGCCGTCGCGTTGCTCGACGGGCCATACCGTGAGCGCCGCACCCGCGCACGGACCGCCGACACAGACGCCGTCATCGATACGGAACAGCGCGCCATGCCAGCTGCATTGGATCAGGCTGCCGTCGGCGGTGAGGTAGTCGTCGAGTTGTTGCGCCAGCGGCGGCCCCATATGCGGACAGCGATCGACATAGCCGGTGACGCTGTCGCCGCGCCGCACGACGAAACCGTGGAAGCGGCCCGCCTTCATCTCCAGCACGAAGTTGCGCGCCTTGCCGTCGGGAATCTGCTCAAGCGGACCGAGCGCGATGCCGGGCGGGGTGGCGGTGAGGCGTGGGGTCAGGGCAGCTTCGCCTTCGGGAAGCCAGCCCATGCCGCGTCGTAATCGGGCTGGGCGGTGTCGAGCGCGAATTGCGTGGGCTTGTAG is a window from the Sphingomonas sp. LT1P40 genome containing:
- a CDS encoding flavin-containing monooxygenase; translation: MTEHFDVVVVGAGLSGIGAGYFLQRDCPDRSYVILEGRERLGGTWDLFRYPGIRSDSDMYTLGYSFRPWTQAKAIADGPAILNYLDETARDNGIDRHIRHQHRVVAADWSTPEARWKVTVERGAERERATITCGFLFMCAGYYNYAGGYTPEFAGREDFGGPIVHPQFWPEGLDYAGKRVVIIGSGATAVTLVPEMAKTAAHVTMLQRSPTYIVARPSEDGVANWLRAKLPGKLAYRLTRLKNVGMGQFFYRLARKKPTQVKERLLDMVRTELGPDYDIGTHFTPSYNPWDQRICLVPDADLFAAIREQRASVVTGQIERFEAGGIRLQSGELVEADVIVTATGLDMQLMGGIPFTVDGVRADPAKSLGYKAMMYSDIPNLASSFGYTNASWTLKSDLTAAYVARLLNAMKKRGMRQVTPRVSGDVSVEPFLTFTSGYVQRGMDKFPKQGDRKPWKVHQNYALDLMTLRYGGIDEGMEFSNPEPRSKVVA
- a CDS encoding Rieske (2Fe-2S) protein, which gives rise to MGWLPEGEAALTPRLTATPPGIALGPLEQIPDGKARNFVLEMKAGRFHGFVVRRGDSVTGYVDRCPHMGPPLAQQLDDYLTADGSLIQCSWHGALFRIDDGVCVGGPCAGAALTVWPVEQRDGMIYTT